TTAAGAACTTCTCCTCAGGGAACTCCCGGAACTAAAGAAGATCTTTTACAGAAAGGATCCAAACAAAGAGCGGCAGGATATATCGTTTACGGTTCTTCTACAATGCTCGTTCTTTGTGTCGGAAAAGGAGTCTCCGGATTTACATTAGACCCGTCCTGTGGCGAATTTATTCTTTCTCATCCGGAAATGAAAATGCCTGAATCCGGCGGTATATATTCCATCAACGAAGGGAACTACGACTATTGGTCGGATGAAGTGAAGAACTATATCCGAAACATTAAGTCTATCGAAGGAGGACGTAAGCCTCAGTCTCTGCGCTACATCGGTTCTCTTGTGGCGGACTTCCACAGAAACCTTTTAAAAGGTGGGATCTTCCTGTATCCTAACGATACTAAGTCTTCCAAATACCCTAAAGGTAAACTTAGACTTTTATACGAAGTTGCGCCTATGGCTCTCATTGCAGAACAAGCGGGAGGAATGGCTGTAACTGTAGAAGGTAAAAGGATCCTGGATCTGGAGCCGGAGGAGTTACATGAAAGAACTACATTCGTAGTAGGTTCCAAAAACGAAGTGGAACATTTTCTAACCTTTATAAAAAAATAATATACTTTCGCGGATCTTCTTTGTCTGTTTCGCAGAGAGAAGATCCGCAAGTCGGTTTCCTTCTTCCCTTCTTCCCTTCCTCTTTCCTTTTTTCCAAACCTTTCCTCCGACCGCTCCAAAAAATAAGCGCTTAAATCTTACTTATATTTTCGCATATGTCTTACTTTATACCAAGAAGACTTACATAACGTCTTTCATTCTTCTTATATATTACGTTTTAATAATAAATAAAAATATCATGATTTTATTTTAGCGCTTGCTACAAAAATTTGGGCAGATAATCTGTAGGCACTGAAATATTAAACAAGGTATTTTAAAAGAATGAAGATAGTGAAAAATTGGATCAAACCGTCGGTTGCAGCTGTTCTAACGGCAGGATACTTAGCGAGTTGTTCCCCAAATCAATCCAACTTAAACGGTTTATTAGGCTTTTTAGCAGGCTCCGGCTCTTCAAAACAAGTGCAAGAATCAGGCCCGGGAGCGCTTAAAATTGCGGATGCAGGCGAATTATATACGGAACCTTCTTATGGACAGGCTCTTTCTTCTTCCACTAAGGAATCGATCACTCCTTTTCCTGCAGGTATCCCTGTTCCGGATTCTAAAACAGGTCATTATTCTTGCACGACTACCAAGTGGGGTGCATCCGAAGTAAGAAGCCTTGTGGATCGCGCCATTCTGAACCAAGGATCCGAAGTGATCTATCCAGGCGCGTTATTACAAGGTAAGTTTTTGGAGGCAGGAGGATACACTCCGGTTACCATTCCTAGATCCGGCGGTAAAATTTTCCTTACCGGTTTGAAACTTTCTCCGAACGCGATCTACTCTAAGGAATTAGCTCAAGTAAGTGCATCCAATATACAACAAGGGATCCAAGACATTCTATCCACAGATGTTGTAGGAACTGCAGCAGATGCTTCTTTTAGCGTAGAACAAGTTTACAATGAAAATCATCTTCTTTTCAATCTTGGATTAGATGCTCGTTTCTCGGATGTCGGCTTAAAAGTCAGCCTCGGGATCGATAATTTGGGGAAAAAGAACTATATTTTGATGAAGTTCGCTCAGAAATTCTACGACGTAAATTTTGAAGATCCTATTCTATCCACTTCGGTCTTTAAGGACGGGGCTAACTTCCAAGATCCGGAAGGACAGATCGCGGCAAACAATCCTCCATTATATGTTTCTAAAGTTTCCTACGGAAGAGTGGTTTATTTCCTGTTGGAGTCCGAATACACTGCACTCCAAGTTAAAACCGCTTTGGAAGTTGCCTGGGATCCAGGGATTCTTTCTGCGGTTTCTCCCGTTCCTCCGATCGGTGGGGAAGTTTCCGTTACTCATGAGCAAGTTTTAGACAGGACCCGGATTGCATATTTCGTAAGAGGTGGAAACGCAGGTTTGGCCTTGGCTCCTATCAGCTCCGCCGATTCCGCAACTCCAGGAAGTATGTACCAAGCAATTCGCAATTTTTTAGCGAACCCGGAAGCTGCTAATTATTCCGCAGCGAACCCTGGAGTTCCTATCGCTTATACATTAAACTATCTTAAAGATAGATCCGTTGCTAAGATGAGCTATACCACAGTGTATGACCAAAGAGACTGTGAGGCAACCTACTCCGAAAATCCTCAGGTATTCACTGCAAAACTCGGAAAAGTGGACGACAAGGTACGTTTCTTAATGGATGGACAGGAATTTTTCTCCACAAATCCGGAAGCGGATGTTTATACAGGACCTGAGATCAATCTAAACAATGCAATGAGTGTAGGTTCAGAACATGAGTTCACAGTAGAACTGATCAACTCGAATTGTTTCGGAGCAGCCTTGGACATCGATCTGAAGTTGAATGGAACGGTATTAAGAACACGTAATCTAAATAGAAGTGTAAGCACCTGTGGAAAACAGTTAACTTACAAATACAAATTAAACAAGATTACTGGCGCTTGGTCCATTCTTGAAGAGAACGAAACAGCAGAATTCTAATCACTATTACCGATCTTTCAGGCTTCTTCTCTCATTGGGAAAGAAGCCTTTTTCTTTTTAGTGAGAATGGTTTTTGTGAAATTCCCAGGCGCTAGTTACTATATCCTCTATCTTTGCGAATTTAGGATCCCAACCCAAAATCTTTTTGGCTTTAGTGTTATCTGCGATCAATTTAGCAGGATCCCCTTCTCTCCTAGGGCCGATCTTGTATGGGATAGAGACCCCCGAGACCTTCTCCACTGTTTTAATAATTTCTAAAATAGAAAATCCTTGTCCTGTTCCTAAGTTGAAAAAATCGGAAGTTCCACCTTTTTTTAGATACTCCAATCCAAGATAATGGGCTTGGGCCAAATCCATAACATGGATATAGTCTCGAACAGCAGTACCGTCTTTGGTATCATAATCGTTTCCGTTTACCGTAAGTGAATCTCTTTTTCCTAATGCTTTTTCGATCACGATAGGAAGAAGATGTGTCTCCGGATCATGTTCCTCGCCTATATCCAAGTCGGAACCCGATGCATTAAAGTAACGAAGAGCTACGTATTTCAAATCGTACGCATGTGAGTAGTCCGCCAAAATTTTTTCGATCATAAGTTTGGATTGTCCGTAAGGATTGATCGGATTTTGAGGAGTGGTCTCTAAGATCGGTACTTCTGTAACAGCCCCGTAAGTAGCGCAGGTCGAAGAGAATATGAAGTATTTGACTCCGTGCTCCTTCATCGCTTCCAAAAGTTGTAATGTGCCCACTACATTGTTTACATAGTATTTTTGGGGATCGGTAACGGACTCTCCCACGTATGCGAACGCAGCGAAGTGAATGACCGCTTCGAATTCATGTTCCGAAAATACACGAGCCAGATCCGATTTATTTAATAGATCTCCTTTGAAAAACTTTCCCCACTTAACAGCTTTCTCATGACCGTTGGATAGATTATCGAATACTACGGTCTCCAGCCCCAATTTGTGCAGATATTTATTCATATGGGAACCGATATATCCGGCCCCACCGGTGATCAGGATTTTTTTCATAAAGCTTTTACATGTATTTCAGAAGGATCGAAATTGTAAAAATGAATTTTGGGACATCCTTAGCCGAGATCGCCTTTCTTAGAAGTAAAACCGCTCAAAGATTCTTTCAAACTTAAAAAATCGGAAAGAATAAAGATGATCGTGATAAAAGATAGGATAGCTTCAAAAATCACTAAAACTTCCGCTTCTGTACTTTCCGGGACAATTTTGATAATCCCGATATTGGTGAAAATCATCAGGCTAAAATATACGAATTTAAAAAATAAGGAAGAATATCCCAAGTTCTGAGGAATTCCGGAAAAAGAACTTGTATCCGTTTTATAAATACAAAGGAAATCGAATCCGAAAGATAGAACGATTACACTAATATTGAACGCGATAAATACCAAAAATTCATAATATTTTAGATCCAACCCGGAAAATTCCGTAATCCTTCTGAAACCTTTAATAAAAAAATAGCAAGATTTAAAACCTGCCAAAATCAGGATCAGATATTTGATATCCAAACCTGAAAATTCACTTTCATCCAAAAAGATGAGAATGATTCCTAACGATATGATGGATATATACTCTATAGATGTCTTTATTATAGTTTTTATAATATAACGATCGATTTTCATAATGCTTCCAAATTCAGATACTTTTGATATTTATCAGCTTGCCGAAACGGATTTGTATCCGTCCAATTATTGACAAAGACTTAAAATGGAAGAATATTTCTGATAGAGAAATGGTCAATAGGTGTTCAATATGAAATTTATAAATTCTAACTTTTGGGACAGGGTATTCAGAGTGGTATTAGGAACCTCCTTGATTACCTGGGCATTTTATATAGAAGATTTGTATAAACTTGCGATTTTTGCAGTAGGCTTCATTATCCTGGCAACAGGGATCGTAGGTTGGTGTCCGATTTACTCCCTATTCGGCTGGAATACTCGGACCCACTCTAAAAAGTCTTAGATTCCCGTAATTATTCTCTATGGTAAGAAAGATCTTGCCATAGAGAATCGGATCATAGCTATTCTATATCTATGCCCCAAGCAACGGAGATCCTTTACAAAGGTTTAAGCTTTCAGGAAGCATCCGAACTTCTTCAAAAATTCGGACCGAACGAATCCAAACTCAAAAAAACATCCTTCTGGCGGATCAGTCTTTCTATTCTCGCAGAACCGATGCTTGCCTTACTGCTGGCCTGCGGTTTTATCTACGCTTTACTCGGCGATTTGGAAGAAGCGATCACACTTTCCATAGCAGTCATTGCAGTTATTTCTCTCACTATTTATCAAAAGAATAAGTCCGAAAAAGCTTTGGAGTCTCTCAGAAAACTCTCCCCTTTAAAGGCAAAGGTGATCCGAGAAGGAAAAAAGATAGAGATTGATTCCGCCCAACTTGTTCCTGGAGATTTGGTCTATTTATCCGAAGGAGACAAGGTCCCGGCTGATGGATATTTGGTAGACGGATTAAATCTGCATTCTGACGAATCTCTTTTAACGGGAGAGTCTATCCCTGTATTAAAAGAAGAAACGGATCTAAACAGCCAAGGTCCATATTCCGAATTCCAAAAGGTATATTCCGGAACAAAGATCGTTTCCGGAGAAGGAATTTTTAAAGTATTATTTACCGGAGATCTTACTTCCATCGGTTCTATCGGAAAAGAAATGGGAGAAATTTCCGAATCGGAAAGCCCTCTCCAAAAGGAGGCGAAAAAATTTACGACGTCCTTCTTTTTGGGAGCTTTAGTAATTTCTGCTTTTTTAATATACGGACTTGGGATACGTAGTGGAAACTGGATGCAGGCAGTCCTGGCAGCGCTTACATTCTTAATGGCTGTATTGCCGGAAGAAATTCCTGTAGTCCTAAGTATATTTTTTTCATTAGGAGCGTGGAGAATTTCCAAAAGTGGTGTTTTGACAAGAAAACTGAATTCGATAGAATCGCTCGGGGCAGCGACGGTTTTATGCGTAGATAAAACTGGTACTTTAACCGAAAACCAAATGAAAGTGAAAGGTTTGGTTTCTTCCCAAGAGAATTCTTTATTCGAATTTAAAACTCCCGAAGTCGCGGAAGAATTTCATATACTTTTGGAATTCTCCATTCTTGCTTCCAAAAAAGACCCTTTTGATCCTATGGAAAAAGCGATCCGAGAGTTAGGGATTAAATTGCTGTACGATACGGAACATCTTCATGCCGATTGGAAATTAGAAAAAGAATATCCACTTTCACCAAAGTTACTCGCACTTAGTTACGCTTGGAATTCGGAAGAACCCGGAGCGTTTGTGATCGGTACAAAAGGAGCTCCGGAGGCAATATTCGACCTTTGCCATTTTTCGAAGGAAAAAACGGAATATTGGGAAAAAATCACTGAAACTTATTCGCTACAAGGATACCGAGCCATCGGAGTAGCAAGATCCAAAATTACAAATTCATCTCTTCCTGAAAATCAACACGATCTAGAATTCGAATTTTTGGGTCTGATCTTATTGGAAGATCCTGTCAGAGAATCAGTACCTTCTTCCGTTTCCGAATGTGTCCAAGCAGGGATAAGGGTTATTATCATCACAGGCGATCACGCAGGGACCGCTAAGGCAGTAGCTTCCAAGATCGGATTAGAGGACCATAAGGAAAGTATAACCGGCGACGAGTTAGAAAAACTTACGGAAGAAGAGTTAGCCTCCAAGTTAGATACCATAGGAATTTTTTCCAGGATAAAGCCAGCTCAGAAATTAAAGATAGTACGAGCATTTCAGAAAAAGGGTGAAATTGTCGCTATGACAGGAGATGGAGTAAACGACGCTCTTGCCCTCCAAGCGGCTCATATCGGTATCTCTATGGGAAAAAGAGGTACAGATGTAGCAAGAGAAGCTTCGGATCTCGTGTTGTTGGATGATAATTTTTCCTCCATAGTAAAGTCCGTATTTTTAGGAAGAAGGATCTATGAGAATATACAAAAAAGTATTTCTTACATTCTATCCGTTCATGTCCCTATCATAGGAATGTCTTTATTGCCTGCATTTACGGGAGATCCAATCTTCTTCTTTCCTGCACATATTTTAATCTTAGAGTTAATTATAGACCCTACATGTTCTATCGTTTTCGAATCATTGGATTTGGAAAAAGGTGATCGTTATTCCAGTCCTAGAAGGAAGAATTCTAGTCTAATGACCGTCTCTCGATTTCTTCTTTCATTCGCGCAAGGTGCGATCGTGCTTGTCTTGCTAATTACTTTATATTTCAAGATGAAAGAAAAAGGTATTAGCGAAAATGAGATCAGATCTTTCGGTTTTATATTCCTTGTAGCATCCAACTTCAGCCTAATGCTAACGAATCTAACTCATAAAGGCGGATTTGTCTCCATCTTGAGATCCTTACATTCCACCGTGTTCTGGATCTTTTTCTTAGCGACTTCCGCATTGATAGCAAGTTTCCAATTCGACTTTAGTCTTAGGTTATTCGGTTTTCATAGAATCCCATTGGACTGGGTATTTTCCGCAATCGGATTGGGGCTTATCTCCGGTCTTGTTTGGGAAGTAAGGAAAATACGATTTTCTGCTTGAGAGTTTTAGAAGAAGAGACAATCTAAAGGAACCAAGAACCCACTCTCATGAAAGTTGATACATTTTTACCTAGTAAAAATTTACAACCGTATATACGCCAATTCCTGATCATTGAAAGTGAAAACGGAATGCAAAATAAAATCCTTCCCGGATCTTCTTTAGTAATTTCCTTTAGGATCAACGGAAGTATTTCTCATAAGGAAGAAAATCGAGAAAGTATTCTGCCAAGCTCCGGAATTACAGGCTTACGACGTTTTCCTAGATTGATCGAATATTCCCCAAAGGCCTCTACTCTATTAGTAATTTTTAGAGAAGGTGGAGCTGCCAGTTTTATCAAGGAACCGATCCATACCCTATTCGAAATGAACCTGTCTTTAGATCATCTGATCTCCCCTAAAAAAGTGTCTGAAACGGAAGAAAAACTTTCCAAATCAAAAACGAATCCGGAAAGGATCTCTATTGTGGAAAATTTTCTGGTCTCGGAATGGATAGGGACTAAAAAGAATAATCTAATATTGGATTCTATCACTCGGATCAGAAAGTCGAAAGGAACTCTGAAGATCAGGGATCTATTGAAAGGAATGCCGATCAGTAGAGATTCGTATGAAAAAAAATTCAGAGAATTGATTGGGACTAGCCCTAAACAATTCTCCTATATGGTGCGAATGAAGAATATTATAGATTCCTATTCTTTTGAGACAAATTTAACGGAAGTGGCCCAAGAAGCCGGATATTTTGACCAGGCGCATTTTATTAAGGACTTCAAAACTTTCACAAACGAGACCCCTAAACAGTTTTTTAAACTTTCTACTCCCTATTGGTAAAATCCTGAATTTTTACAATTTCGAATTCTATAAATATAGTATCTTCTCTCCAAAAGGAGAACAAAAATGCAAAAAGTTTTGATAGATACATTTATAGTTCCTAAAAACGCGGAAGAAGAATTTTTCAGTCGGGTCAAAGTAAATCGGAATCTAATTAAAACCCTCCCAGGTTTTATCCAAGATTCCGCATATATCCGCGAAAAAAGTCCGGCCGAATTTCAATTTGTAACTGTTGCAATTTGGGAAAATGAAGAAGCAATTTCTAACGCAAAAAAAGAAGTGCTATCCTCTTATCAAAGGGAAGGTTTTGATATGCCTGCGATGTTGCAGAGACTTGGGATTACCATTGAAAGAGGGATTTTTGAGCCTTCAAAAAGTTAAAAACAATATATTCAGAAGGGAATATATTCTTCCCTTCTTCTTGGCAAAGTAAGCTTAGTTATTAATTTTATTTTTAATAGCCGGCACAGTTTGCAAATAAGCGAATATGGCGGCCAAATCTTCTTCCGTCATTCCCGCATACATCGTCCATGGCATAATTGTTTGGAGTTCTCCCTCTTTTACAGAATGAGGTTTATATTGAGGAAGTTCCATGCTCTTAAATCTTTTGATAAACTGAGCTTCTGTCCAATTACCCAATCCGGTTTCCTTGTCCGGAGTTAGATTTGCTGAAATAATTTTAGTTCCGTTACTTAAAGGAAATTCAAATCCTCCCGCAAGTTCCATACCTGCAATCGGCTTTCCTTTATCTTGTTTTGTGTGACACTCTGTGCACGCCGCCGCAACAAATAGATATTTTCCGTAAGATATCTTATCTTGTTTTTCCGGTAGTTTTCCGAATTTTGCAGGACTAGGTATCGTTCTTAAAATCAAGTTGA
The window above is part of the Leptospira licerasiae serovar Varillal str. VAR 010 genome. Proteins encoded here:
- a CDS encoding cation-translocating P-type ATPase, yielding MPQATEILYKGLSFQEASELLQKFGPNESKLKKTSFWRISLSILAEPMLALLLACGFIYALLGDLEEAITLSIAVIAVISLTIYQKNKSEKALESLRKLSPLKAKVIREGKKIEIDSAQLVPGDLVYLSEGDKVPADGYLVDGLNLHSDESLLTGESIPVLKEETDLNSQGPYSEFQKVYSGTKIVSGEGIFKVLFTGDLTSIGSIGKEMGEISESESPLQKEAKKFTTSFFLGALVISAFLIYGLGIRSGNWMQAVLAALTFLMAVLPEEIPVVLSIFFSLGAWRISKSGVLTRKLNSIESLGAATVLCVDKTGTLTENQMKVKGLVSSQENSLFEFKTPEVAEEFHILLEFSILASKKDPFDPMEKAIRELGIKLLYDTEHLHADWKLEKEYPLSPKLLALSYAWNSEEPGAFVIGTKGAPEAIFDLCHFSKEKTEYWEKITETYSLQGYRAIGVARSKITNSSLPENQHDLEFEFLGLILLEDPVRESVPSSVSECVQAGIRVIIITGDHAGTAKAVASKIGLEDHKESITGDELEKLTEEELASKLDTIGIFSRIKPAQKLKIVRAFQKKGEIVAMTGDGVNDALALQAAHIGISMGKRGTDVAREASDLVLLDDNFSSIVKSVFLGRRIYENIQKSISYILSVHVPIIGMSLLPAFTGDPIFFFPAHILILELIIDPTCSIVFESLDLEKGDRYSSPRRKNSSLMTVSRFLLSFAQGAIVLVLLITLYFKMKEKGISENEIRSFGFIFLVASNFSLMLTNLTHKGGFVSILRSLHSTVFWIFFLATSALIASFQFDFSLRLFGFHRIPLDWVFSAIGLGLISGLVWEVRKIRFSA
- the fbp gene encoding class 1 fructose-bisphosphatase encodes the protein MSAHPTQLMSLSQYLIEEQLKLPQATGDFTALMSHLVYAAKVVSREVRKAGLLENILGATDQTNVQGETVMKLDEYADKIFTHTLTRCGHLCVMGSEEQEDIITIPTGYKIGKYTIAIDPLDGSSNIDANVSIGTIFSVHLRTSPQGTPGTKEDLLQKGSKQRAAGYIVYGSSTMLVLCVGKGVSGFTLDPSCGEFILSHPEMKMPESGGIYSINEGNYDYWSDEVKNYIRNIKSIEGGRKPQSLRYIGSLVADFHRNLLKGGIFLYPNDTKSSKYPKGKLRLLYEVAPMALIAEQAGGMAVTVEGKRILDLEPEELHERTTFVVGSKNEVEHFLTFIKK
- a CDS encoding YgaP family membrane protein; translation: MKFINSNFWDRVFRVVLGTSLITWAFYIEDLYKLAIFAVGFIILATGIVGWCPIYSLFGWNTRTHSKKS
- a CDS encoding antibiotic biosynthesis monooxygenase family protein; the protein is MQKVLIDTFIVPKNAEEEFFSRVKVNRNLIKTLPGFIQDSAYIREKSPAEFQFVTVAIWENEEAISNAKKEVLSSYQREGFDMPAMLQRLGITIERGIFEPSKS
- a CDS encoding thiol-activated cytolysin family protein, giving the protein MKIVKNWIKPSVAAVLTAGYLASCSPNQSNLNGLLGFLAGSGSSKQVQESGPGALKIADAGELYTEPSYGQALSSSTKESITPFPAGIPVPDSKTGHYSCTTTKWGASEVRSLVDRAILNQGSEVIYPGALLQGKFLEAGGYTPVTIPRSGGKIFLTGLKLSPNAIYSKELAQVSASNIQQGIQDILSTDVVGTAADASFSVEQVYNENHLLFNLGLDARFSDVGLKVSLGIDNLGKKNYILMKFAQKFYDVNFEDPILSTSVFKDGANFQDPEGQIAANNPPLYVSKVSYGRVVYFLLESEYTALQVKTALEVAWDPGILSAVSPVPPIGGEVSVTHEQVLDRTRIAYFVRGGNAGLALAPISSADSATPGSMYQAIRNFLANPEAANYSAANPGVPIAYTLNYLKDRSVAKMSYTTVYDQRDCEATYSENPQVFTAKLGKVDDKVRFLMDGQEFFSTNPEADVYTGPEINLNNAMSVGSEHEFTVELINSNCFGAALDIDLKLNGTVLRTRNLNRSVSTCGKQLTYKYKLNKITGAWSILEENETAEF
- the galE gene encoding UDP-glucose 4-epimerase GalE, whose product is MKKILITGGAGYIGSHMNKYLHKLGLETVVFDNLSNGHEKAVKWGKFFKGDLLNKSDLARVFSEHEFEAVIHFAAFAYVGESVTDPQKYYVNNVVGTLQLLEAMKEHGVKYFIFSSTCATYGAVTEVPILETTPQNPINPYGQSKLMIEKILADYSHAYDLKYVALRYFNASGSDLDIGEEHDPETHLLPIVIEKALGKRDSLTVNGNDYDTKDGTAVRDYIHVMDLAQAHYLGLEYLKKGGTSDFFNLGTGQGFSILEIIKTVEKVSGVSIPYKIGPRREGDPAKLIADNTKAKKILGWDPKFAKIEDIVTSAWEFHKNHSH
- a CDS encoding helix-turn-helix domain-containing protein yields the protein MKVDTFLPSKNLQPYIRQFLIIESENGMQNKILPGSSLVISFRINGSISHKEENRESILPSSGITGLRRFPRLIEYSPKASTLLVIFREGGAASFIKEPIHTLFEMNLSLDHLISPKKVSETEEKLSKSKTNPERISIVENFLVSEWIGTKKNNLILDSITRIRKSKGTLKIRDLLKGMPISRDSYEKKFRELIGTSPKQFSYMVRMKNIIDSYSFETNLTEVAQEAGYFDQAHFIKDFKTFTNETPKQFFKLSTPYW